One Streptomyces lincolnensis genomic region harbors:
- a CDS encoding MurT ligase domain-containing protein, which translates to MAGNSDPLTPRAKIAVTAGKAVAAASRAAGRGSGSVIGGRVALKLDPDLLARLAQNLDVTLVSATNGKTTTTRLIAEALRAAGPVVSNALGANMPAGITSALAGSSDARFGVIEVDEKYLAGVARDTDPKCIALLNLSRDQLDRAAETRMLAENWREGLAGSKAVIVANADDPLVVWAASSSPNVIWVAAGQMWKDDAWSCPSCGGVMQRPGDDWFCGECGFRRPTPSWALSGDHVLDPHGSAWPIHLQLPGRANKANAASSAAVAAVFGVPPQVALERMYQVQAVAGRYDVVQFMERDLRLLLAKNPAGWLETFSLIDPPPTPVILSVNARGADGTDTSWLWDVDYTRLTGHPICVIGDRKLDLAVRLEVANQHFQVCENIDQAVQMSPPGRIEVIANYTAFQDLRRRVGN; encoded by the coding sequence ATGGCAGGCAACTCGGACCCGCTCACGCCGCGGGCCAAGATCGCCGTTACCGCGGGCAAAGCGGTCGCGGCGGCATCCCGCGCCGCGGGGCGCGGCAGCGGTTCGGTGATCGGTGGCCGGGTGGCACTCAAGCTCGACCCCGACCTGCTCGCCAGGCTCGCCCAGAACCTGGACGTGACCCTGGTCTCGGCGACCAACGGCAAGACCACCACCACCCGGCTGATCGCCGAGGCGCTGCGGGCCGCCGGCCCGGTCGTCTCCAACGCGCTCGGCGCCAACATGCCGGCCGGCATCACCTCGGCGCTCGCGGGCAGCTCGGACGCGCGCTTCGGCGTCATCGAGGTGGACGAGAAGTACCTCGCCGGAGTGGCCCGGGACACCGACCCGAAGTGCATCGCGCTGCTCAACCTCTCCCGCGACCAGCTCGACCGTGCCGCCGAGACCCGCATGCTCGCCGAGAACTGGCGCGAGGGGCTGGCCGGTTCCAAGGCCGTCATCGTGGCCAACGCCGACGACCCGCTGGTCGTGTGGGCCGCCTCCTCCTCCCCCAATGTGATCTGGGTCGCCGCCGGACAGATGTGGAAGGACGACGCCTGGTCCTGCCCGTCCTGCGGTGGCGTGATGCAGCGGCCCGGCGACGACTGGTTCTGCGGTGAGTGCGGGTTCCGGCGGCCGACGCCGAGCTGGGCGCTGTCCGGGGACCACGTCCTCGACCCGCACGGATCCGCCTGGCCCATCCATCTCCAGCTGCCGGGCCGGGCCAACAAGGCCAACGCCGCCTCCTCGGCCGCCGTCGCCGCCGTCTTCGGCGTGCCGCCGCAGGTCGCCCTGGAACGCATGTACCAGGTGCAGGCCGTCGCCGGACGGTACGACGTCGTGCAGTTCATGGAGCGGGACCTCAGACTCCTGCTCGCGAAGAACCCGGCCGGCTGGCTGGAGACGTTCAGCCTGATCGACCCGCCGCCGACCCCGGTGATCCTCTCGGTCAACGCGCGCGGCGCCGACGGCACCGACACCTCCTGGCTGTGGGACGTCGACTACACCCGGCTGACCGGCCACCCGATCTGCGTCATCGGCGACCGGAAACTGGACCTCGCGGTGCGTCTGGAGGTCGCGAACCAGCACTTCCAGGTGTGCGAGAACATCGACCAGGCCGTGCAGATGAGCCCGCCCGGCCGCATCGAGGTCATCGCCAACTACACCGCCTTCCAGGACCTGCGCCGCCGCGTCGGCAACTGA
- a CDS encoding type 1 glutamine amidotransferase — MSDNSLRVVWIYPDLLSTYGDQGNVLVVERRARQRGLDVARLDVRSDQPIPTSGDIYLIGGGEDRPQRLAAERLRRDGGLHRAVENGAIVFSVCAGYQILGHEFINDLGQREPGLGLLDVVSVRGEGERCVGDVLGDIDPRLGLPPLTGFENHQGITHLGPTARPLAKVRFGNGNGTGDGTEGAYNDTVFGTYMHGPVLARNPLIADLLLKLALDVNALPPTDDRWYEALRNERIASAEQPA; from the coding sequence GTGAGCGACAACAGCCTGCGGGTCGTCTGGATCTACCCCGACCTGCTCAGCACCTACGGTGACCAGGGCAACGTCCTGGTCGTCGAGCGCCGCGCCCGGCAGCGCGGCCTCGACGTGGCCCGCCTCGACGTACGCAGCGACCAGCCGATCCCGACCTCCGGCGACATCTACCTGATCGGTGGCGGCGAGGACCGGCCGCAGCGGCTCGCGGCCGAGCGGCTGCGCCGAGACGGCGGTCTGCACCGGGCCGTGGAGAACGGCGCGATCGTCTTCTCGGTCTGTGCCGGCTACCAGATCCTCGGCCACGAGTTCATCAACGACCTCGGCCAGCGCGAGCCGGGCCTCGGCCTGCTCGACGTGGTCTCGGTGCGCGGCGAGGGCGAGCGGTGCGTCGGTGACGTGCTGGGCGACATCGACCCGCGGCTCGGCCTGCCCCCGCTGACCGGCTTCGAGAACCACCAGGGCATCACCCACCTCGGCCCCACCGCCCGCCCCCTCGCCAAGGTCCGCTTCGGCAACGGCAACGGCACGGGCGACGGCACCGAAGGCGCGTACAACGACACTGTCTTCGGTACGTACATGCACGGACCCGTCCTCGCGCGGAACCCGCTCATCGCCGATCTGCTGCTGAAGCTGGCGCTCGACGTCAACGCGCTGCCGCCGACCGACGACCGCTGGTACGAGGCCCTGCGCAACGAGCGCATCGCCTCCGCGGAGCAGCCTGCGTGA
- the def gene encoding peptide deformylase encodes MRQGPIPGARGRVRPLSLLGDDVLHAPCEDVTDFGPELADLVEDLFATMYAAEGVGLAANQIGRSLRVFVYDCPDDEDRRHLGHLVNPRLVEADGLVLRGPEGCLSLPGLEAGTERHDHAVVEGFTTTGEPVTVHGTGFFARCLQHECDHLEGRVYADRLTGWRHRRLMRQAGRASWSGGPQRP; translated from the coding sequence ATGCGACAAGGCCCTATCCCGGGCGCCCGCGGGCGCGTCCGACCCCTCAGCCTGCTCGGCGACGACGTCCTGCACGCCCCCTGCGAGGACGTCACCGACTTCGGCCCCGAACTGGCCGACCTCGTGGAGGACTTGTTCGCCACGATGTACGCCGCCGAGGGCGTCGGCCTCGCCGCGAACCAGATCGGCCGATCGCTGCGCGTCTTCGTCTACGACTGTCCCGACGACGAGGACCGGCGCCATCTCGGCCATCTCGTCAACCCCCGCCTGGTCGAGGCCGACGGCCTGGTCCTGCGCGGCCCGGAGGGCTGCCTGTCCCTACCGGGCCTGGAAGCGGGCACGGAACGTCACGACCACGCGGTCGTCGAGGGCTTCACGACGACGGGGGAGCCGGTCACCGTCCACGGCACGGGCTTCTTCGCGAGATGTCTGCAACACGAGTGCGACCACCTGGAGGGCCGGGTGTACGCGGACCGGCTGACGGGCTGGCGCCACCGTCGCCTGATGCGGCAGGCAGGGCGAGCTTCCTGGAGCGGGGGACCGCAGCGTCCTTAG
- a CDS encoding 6-phosphofructokinase, with translation MRIGVLTSGGDCPGLNAVIRSVVHRAVADHGDEVIGFRDGWKGLLECDYLKLDLDAVGGILARGGTILGSSRVQPSHLRDGVERARGHVEELGLDAIIPIGGEGTLKAARLMSDAGLPVVGVPKTIDNDIAVTDVTFGFDTAVGVATEALDRLKTTAESHQRVLVVEVMGRHTGWIALHSGMAAGAHAIVVPERPFDIDELTRKVGERFEAGKRFAIVVAAEGAKPKPGTMAFDEGAKDIYGHERFAGIARQLSLELEARLGKEARPVILGHVQRGGTPTAYDRVLATRFGWHAVEAVHRGEFGHMTALRGTDIVMVSLAEAVETLKTVPENRYEEAECVL, from the coding sequence ATGCGCATTGGTGTCCTCACGTCCGGCGGCGACTGTCCCGGCCTGAACGCCGTCATCCGGTCCGTCGTGCACCGTGCCGTCGCCGACCACGGCGACGAGGTCATCGGTTTCCGGGACGGCTGGAAGGGCCTCCTGGAGTGCGACTACCTCAAGCTGGACCTCGACGCGGTGGGCGGCATCCTGGCCCGCGGCGGCACGATCCTCGGCTCCTCCCGCGTCCAGCCCTCGCATCTGCGGGACGGCGTGGAGCGGGCCCGGGGGCATGTCGAGGAGCTCGGACTCGACGCGATCATCCCGATCGGCGGCGAGGGCACCCTCAAGGCGGCCCGGCTGATGTCCGACGCCGGTCTGCCCGTCGTGGGCGTGCCGAAGACCATCGACAACGACATCGCGGTCACCGACGTCACCTTCGGCTTCGACACGGCCGTGGGGGTCGCGACGGAGGCGCTGGACCGGCTCAAGACCACCGCCGAGTCCCACCAGCGGGTGCTGGTCGTCGAGGTCATGGGACGCCACACCGGGTGGATAGCGCTGCACTCCGGCATGGCGGCCGGCGCCCACGCCATCGTGGTGCCGGAACGGCCCTTCGACATCGACGAGTTGACCCGCAAGGTCGGTGAGCGGTTCGAGGCGGGCAAGCGGTTCGCGATCGTCGTCGCGGCGGAGGGCGCCAAGCCGAAGCCCGGGACCATGGCGTTCGACGAGGGCGCCAAGGACATCTACGGGCACGAGCGGTTCGCGGGGATCGCGCGGCAGCTGTCCCTGGAGCTGGAGGCCCGGCTCGGCAAGGAGGCGCGGCCGGTGATACTCGGGCATGTGCAGCGGGGCGGTACGCCCACCGCGTACGACCGGGTGCTCGCCACGCGGTTCGGGTGGCACGCGGTGGAGGCCGTGCACCGTGGGGAGTTCGGTCACATGACCGCGCTGCGTGGGACGGACATCGTGATGGTGTCCCTCGCGGAGGCGGTCGAGACCTTGAAGACGGTGCCGGAGAACCGGTACGAAGAGGCCGAGTGCGTGCTGTAG
- a CDS encoding cytochrome c oxidase assembly protein produces the protein MEHSGHGMTMDLPPFTLGRGLGWSADPFFLVACAVALALYAWGVVRLARRGDSWSAGRTVSFVAGVLSIGLMMCTRLNDYGMVMFSVHMVQHMVISMLSPILILLGAPITLALRALPVAATRGRKGPRELLLALLHSRYMQIITHPAFTIPLFIASLYALYFTPLFDFLMGSKTGHVAMMVHFLAVGIVFFWPIIGVDPGPHRPGYLMRMLELFAGMPFHAFFGIALMMASEPMVETFRNPPASLGIDALSDQNAAGGIAWAFSEIPSVLVLIALLFQWYGSEQRQAKRQDRAADRDGDKELEAYNAYLASLNARGR, from the coding sequence ATGGAACACAGCGGGCACGGCATGACCATGGATCTGCCGCCGTTCACGCTGGGGCGGGGGCTCGGTTGGTCGGCCGACCCGTTCTTTCTGGTCGCCTGCGCGGTGGCACTCGCGCTGTACGCGTGGGGGGTCGTGCGGCTCGCACGACGTGGGGATTCCTGGTCGGCGGGGCGGACCGTGTCGTTCGTGGCGGGGGTGCTGTCCATCGGACTGATGATGTGCACCAGGCTGAACGACTACGGGATGGTCATGTTCAGCGTGCACATGGTGCAGCACATGGTGATCAGCATGCTGTCGCCGATCCTGATCCTGCTGGGGGCGCCGATCACGCTGGCGCTGCGGGCGCTGCCGGTGGCCGCCACCAGGGGCCGCAAGGGGCCGCGTGAACTGCTCCTGGCCCTGCTGCACAGCCGGTACATGCAGATCATCACGCATCCGGCGTTCACCATTCCGCTGTTCATCGCGAGCCTGTACGCGCTGTACTTCACCCCCCTGTTCGACTTCCTGATGGGATCGAAGACCGGGCACGTCGCGATGATGGTGCACTTCCTCGCCGTAGGCATCGTCTTCTTCTGGCCGATCATCGGGGTCGACCCGGGGCCGCACCGGCCGGGTTATCTGATGCGGATGCTGGAGCTGTTCGCGGGCATGCCGTTCCACGCGTTCTTCGGTATCGCACTGATGATGGCGTCCGAGCCCATGGTCGAGACGTTCAGGAATCCGCCCGCCTCCCTCGGTATCGACGCGCTGTCGGACCAGAACGCGGCCGGTGGTATCGCGTGGGCGTTCAGCGAGATCCCGTCCGTGCTGGTGCTGATCGCGCTGCTGTTCCAGTGGTACGGCTCCGAACAGCGGCAGGCCAAGCGCCAGGACCGGGCCGCCGACCGGGACGGCGACAAGGAACTCGAGGCATACAACGCCTATTTGGCCTCATTGAACGCACGCGGGCGTTGA
- a CDS encoding TetR family transcriptional regulator — translation MDTTQRTDQQRSADRRRRELLEAADRVVLRDGPQASMNAIAAEAGITKPILYRHFGDKGGLYAALAKRHTDALLDSLRAALDAPAERRERVEATLDTYLAAIEARPQVYRFLMHPAEAGQVGDQEFDVGKHSWPLLRRMGEELAQVIEERLDLGPGSQQLARVWGHGIVGMMHAAGDWWLGERPCPRDELVRSLADLLWGRLAAAGDKVGGPGF, via the coding sequence ATGGACACCACACAGCGGACCGATCAACAGCGGTCCGCCGACCGCCGTCGGCGCGAGCTGCTGGAGGCCGCGGACAGAGTGGTGCTGCGCGACGGTCCCCAGGCCTCGATGAACGCGATCGCGGCGGAGGCCGGGATCACAAAGCCGATCCTTTACCGCCACTTCGGCGACAAGGGTGGACTTTACGCGGCCTTGGCCAAGCGGCACACCGACGCGTTGCTGGATTCGCTGCGAGCCGCGCTGGACGCGCCGGCCGAGCGCCGGGAGCGGGTCGAGGCGACGCTGGACACCTACCTCGCGGCGATCGAGGCGCGGCCTCAGGTGTACCGGTTCCTGATGCATCCCGCGGAGGCGGGGCAGGTCGGGGACCAGGAGTTCGATGTCGGCAAGCACAGCTGGCCGCTGCTGCGCAGGATGGGTGAGGAACTGGCCCAGGTCATCGAGGAACGGCTGGATCTCGGCCCCGGCAGCCAGCAGCTGGCCCGGGTGTGGGGGCACGGCATCGTCGGGATGATGCACGCGGCGGGTGACTGGTGGCTCGGGGAACGGCCGTGCCCCCGGGACGAGTTGGTGCGCAGTCTGGCCGATCTGCTGTGGGGTCGCCTGGCGGCGGCCGGGGACAAGGTGGGCGGGCCGGGGTTCTGA